CAATGTTTCGCTCATCGTCCAGCCCGGCGACAGTTTTTTTCCGCTGGTTGATGCCATTGACAGCGCGACGCGCTCAATTAAAATGACCATTTTCAGAATGGATGATCCGATTGTCAAAGATGCTTTGAAAAGCGCCGTCACACGCGGCATCAAGGTGCAGACGCTGGTCGCCATCGATTCCAAAGGGTGGATTAAACGCAATAAAAAATTGTCCGACGATCTCGGCAAACTCGGCGTTGAAGTCAAAGCCCAGCGCGCCGAAAAAAAGATTAAACGTTATCACTACAAAATGATGATCGTTGATGAACAAACCTCGTTGATTTTGACCTTCAACCCAACCCAGAAAAACCTGCATTATGCGCGGGATTTCGGCGTGTTGATAAAAGATCAAGGGGTTGCGGCGGAACTCACGCGGCTTTTCGATGCGGACTGGCATGGCGAGAAATTCAAGCCTGCCGATTCCCCGCTGGTCATCAGTCCGCATAATACCCGCGCTCGATTGATTGACCTGTTACGCTCTGCCGAACATACGATTCGCATACTCGATGCCAAGG
The Acidobacteriota bacterium DNA segment above includes these coding regions:
- a CDS encoding phospholipase D-like domain-containing protein; its protein translation is MVESYTQVHNVSLIVQPGDSFFPLVDAIDSATRSIKMTIFRMDDPIVKDALKSAVTRGIKVQTLVAIDSKGWIKRNKKLSDDLGKLGVEVKAQRAEKKIKRYHYKMMIVDEQTSLILTFNPTQKNLHYARDFGVLIKDQGVAAELTRLFDADWHGEKFKPADSPLVISPHNTRARLIDLLRSAEHTIRILDAKVEDQQALGVLIKQAANGIDVKIISRDNDYNRLMPNFRVRKLARYKLHAKCIVVDGKRFFVGSQNLREVSMDSRREVGIIIEDHAIAQKIERVFDEDWANATERLAPTMVKGFDLSTL